Below is a genomic region from Flavobacteriales bacterium.
TGGATGGCGATTTGCAAGGACGATTATTCCGCAGGAACCAGTTTTGCTTTTAAAAACAGAGCGGGTTATAAAAATATTTACCAGCCATTTTTTCATCGTCAGTTTGGCCTTTTATCGCTCAATGATTCCGCTTTTATCGAAGTTTTTCCTAAGGACATAAAGCATATTCACTGGTGCTCTTCCGTTCCCGATTTGTCATTTCCGTACAATGAAAAATGGATGTATCAGGAATTGATGATTGACCGGAGTTTGGAGTCCATCCGAAAATCCTATTCCGAAAATGCGCGCCGCATGATAAAAAAATCGGAACTGAATGCGCATCGTATTACGGAATCGGATAATGTGGACCGTTTCATTCAGTTTTTCAGAGATCAGAAAGGCGATGATATTAAAGAATTCAAAAAAGATGATTACGAGCGCTTACGATTATTGCTAAAAGGCGGAATACGGAAGGGACTCGGGAAAATTGTGGAAGTGCGTGCGGGAGAAGAGTTAATTGCTACCGGATTTTTTTGGTTTTTCAAGGACCGTATCACCTATTTAAAAGGCACCGCCAGTAAACAAGGCAGGAACGAAGGCGCAATGTTCGCACTTTTTGATTACGTCATCTCCACCGCCTCTTTCGATGCCAAAATTCTTGATTTCGGAGGATCCCGCATCCCTGCCATTGCACAGTTTTATAAACGATTCGGAGCGCAGGATGTTTATTATTATTCGTATCAATCGGGTAAACGTCCCTGGTATATTCAGTTGGCATCATCGCTGAAGCGTCGCTTTCAATAAGTATAATTCAGGGCGGATTGTTGACAAGCATATCGCTTCTTAACATCTTTTTTATTCAGGTTATGTTATTTTTACCCCATGGCTGTTTTACCTGAAACATCTGTTGAATTTCTCAAAGGAGTGGGTCCGCAACGTGCCGATACGCTCAAGCGGGAATTGGGTATTTTCACCTGTGGTGATTTGCTTCATTTTTTTCCTTACAGGTATATTGATCGCAGTAAATTTTTTAAAATTTCTGAATTGAATTCAGAAATGCCTTATGTTCAGTTGCGCGGAAAAGTAATTTCCATGCAGGAAATACAAGGGAAAGGACCTTCGCGGTTGACGGCTGTTTTTTCTGACGATAGCGGTTCGGTGGAGTTGATTTGGTTTCAGGGTGCAAAATTTATTAAGAGCAGTATTAAACCCGGACAAGAATATGTTTTGTTTGGTAAGCCGAATTTATTCAGAGATAAATATTCCATTCCACATCCGGAACTTGAATTGTTAAGTACGTATCAATCGGGCATAAAAGGAAACCTGCAAGGGATGTATTCCTCTACGGAAAAAGCAAGTGCAAAAGGATTTAACAGCAAAGGAATTGAAAAATTAATGCGGATTTTGGTTCCAGAGTTATTGTCCTCCATTACCGAAATTTTCCCTGATGAATTATTGAAACGGTATTCGCTTCCGGAACGCAAATTTGCCTATGAACAGATTCATTTTCCTACCAGTCACGAAAACATGAATCGTGCTGTTTGGCGAATGAAGTTTGAAGAATTGTTTTTTCTTCAATTGCAATTGGTCAGAGCTAAAATAACACAGACCAAAAAAACAAAAGGATTTTCCTTTTCCGAAGTAGGAGAGATGTTTAATCGGTTTTATAAGGATCATCTTCCTTTTGAATTGACGAATGCTCAAAAGCGAGTAATTAAGGAAATACGCAAGGATATGGGCACCGGTGCACATATGAATCGCCTGGTGCAGGGAGATGTTGGTTCCGGAAAAACAGTTGTTGCTTTGTTGTGCATGTTGATTGCTATAGATAATGGATTTCAGTCCTGTTTGATGGCGCCGACAGAAATTTTAGCTACTCAGCATTATCAAACTTTATCGGAATTGCTTTTTGGAATGCCGGTGCAAATCCGATTACTCACCGGTTCAACCAAAACATCGGAGCGCAATGAAATTCATGCCGGAATAAAAGATGGCAGCGTTCATATTTTAATTGGAACACATGCGTTAATTGAACCCGTTGTGCAGTTTAAAAATTTAGGATTGGCTGTGATTGATGAACAACATCGATTTGGAGTGGAACAACGCTTTAAACTCTGGAAAAAAAATGCACTTCCGCCTCATGTGTTGGTCATGACCGCCACTCCCATTCCGCGTACGCTGGCCATGACTTTATACGGGGATCTCGATGTAAGTGTAATTGATGAATTACCTCCGGGAAGAAAAGCCATTAAAACGAGTCACCGTTTCGATTCATCGCGCATTAGCGTTTTCGGATTTATGGAAGAACAAATCAAAGCGGGTCGACAGGTCTATGTCGTTTATCCATTGATTGAAGAATCGGAAAAAACGGATTACAAAGATTTGATGGATGGCTACCAAAGTTTATCACGACGTTTTCCTTTACCGGAATATCAGATCAGTATTGTGCACGGACGAATGGCTCCTCATGCCAAAGAAGTAGAAATGCAACGTTTTGCAGATGGAAAATCGCATATAATGGTGGCCACTACCGTGATTGAAGTGGGGGTGAATGTTCCCAACGCATCAGTGATGGTCATTGAAAGCGCGGAACGTTTTGGTTTATCGCAATTGCATCAGTTGCGAGGAAGGGTTGGGCGTGGAGCTGATCAGAGTTATTGCATTTTAATGACGGGAAATAAATTAAGTAACGATGCACGTTTGCGAATGGAAACCATGTGCAGAACCAATGATGGATTTGAAATTGCAGAAGTAGATTTGAAATTGCGCGGTCCGGGTGATATTATGGGAACGCAACAAAGCGGAATGCTGGATTTAAAAATTGCAGATCTGGCCAAAGATGGTGATGTTATGAATGCCGCACGTCAGGCAGCGATTGATCTGTTGGAGAAAGATCCTGATCTCGGTCAAAGTTCACATCAGGGTATTCGTCAGCGTTTGTCGGAAATGTTGAAGAATCGTCCCAATTGGAGCCGAATATCTTAATATCATTAACGTTGCTACACTTCACTTTTAAATGTCGTTAATTCACCGTAGTTTGTATAGATGAGAAGATTGATTACGATAGCAGGATTGTTTTTTAGTGTGGCTTTACCGGCCCAGAATCTGGTTTATAATGCTTCGTTTGATGAAGGATTACCGGATAAACCGATTCATTACCGTTCGGAGGGTGGATCATCGGGTAGGACAATCATCAGTCACTGGGTTTCGCCGAATATGTCCTCACCGGATGTGTTTAATTCGCCATTTAGTTCTGCAGAACAAATTCCCTGTGCGGTGGGAAGAAGTGGACGAGGAGTAATGGGTTTGGTGATGTCGGAAAGTAAAAACATGGCCATGCATTATGGCGGTTGTTTTAAAGAATATATCCAGGGCGAATTAAAAGATGGCCTGGAAGCTGGAGTGTATTACAGGGTTGAATTTTATATTGCTTTAGACCGCACTTCGGGTTTTATTGCGAATAACATCGGATTGTATTTTTCGAAGGAACGCATACATCGTGAAGATAAATTTGGATTTGATGTTCAGCCTCAGATTATGCTATCGAACGATTCGGTGGTTACTACTTCTGCGGGCTGGGTTCGTGTTATGGGGTTGTATGAAGCACAAGGGGGAGAAAAGTACATTACCATTGGAAGTTTCGGACAGGATTTTATGATTCCTTTATCGAACTTTAATTTGAAACCGGAGGTTCAATCCGGACATACCCATCGCAATGCTTATTATTACATCGATGATGTGTCGGTAAAAAAAAGTGATCCCACCGTGCCCGGAAATGTTTTTCCCGAAGAACCGAAGACAGTCAATTTTATTTTGAATGCAGGAGAAGAGGAGATGTCGCCCGAGTACCTTTCCGCCTGGATTTCCCAATGGAAAATTGCCATTCCGAAATTGTCGCCACAAACCAATCTCAATTTTTTTATTGCATCTTCCGATAGTGTCACTTTATTCAGAAATAGTTCGGCAATAAGTCTGGTCAGTTCCAAGGAAAAAATTTCGTTTAGCAGCATAAAAGCATCGAATGATCCGGATTACAATGGATCGGTAATGGATTTTATTTCATTAATGAAGCGTTCGGAGGAACCGCAGCATTTTGTGTTGATTCACGCCGGAAGAAAAGGATTGCGTGCGGAAACCCGCGAGACCATGAAACGCGCATTTGCGGAACAGAACACCACCTTTAGTGTGATCCAATTAGGAGGAAGCACTCACAAGGAAACCCGTAACCTTGTAGAAAATCTTGGAGGCAGTTATCAGATTTGGGATAAGGAACATGAACAAGCCATGATGGAATCGCTGGATAAGGTTGAGCATTTCAGAAACCGACTAGTTTATGCCGAATCGCGCACGAAAAAGACCTTGTATTTTATTGGTGCATTCGGATTACTGGCTATTATTATTGCAGGAACATTATGAGAATACTTGTGCTTTTGATGTTGGTGTGCAATCAGCTTTCGGCACAAGAAAATTTAATTCCTAATCCTTCTTTTGAAGACAGCAGTATAGCCACCCGTAAAAAATACGAAGGCATGGGAGAAGCGGGTCGTCCACTCTGCAAAGACTGGATTGTTCCAAATCAATCCTCTGCCGATTTTTTACCGGATCATCGTTCGATGTTACTGGGTTATCCCGCAGCTTTAGCACACAGTGGTGAAGGTCGGGTAGGAATTATTCTGGCAGCAGGTTCATTTGCGCAGAATGCCGACAAAGGAAGT
It encodes:
- a CDS encoding GNAT family N-acetyltransferase; the protein is MSEFRLIARKDLDLAQWDELVQRSPNGKIYDLSFYLDAVAEDWMAICKDDYSAGTSFAFKNRAGYKNIYQPFFHRQFGLLSLNDSAFIEVFPKDIKHIHWCSSVPDLSFPYNEKWMYQELMIDRSLESIRKSYSENARRMIKKSELNAHRITESDNVDRFIQFFRDQKGDDIKEFKKDDYERLRLLLKGGIRKGLGKIVEVRAGEELIATGFFWFFKDRITYLKGTASKQGRNEGAMFALFDYVISTASFDAKILDFGGSRIPAIAQFYKRFGAQDVYYYSYQSGKRPWYIQLASSLKRRFQ
- the recG gene encoding ATP-dependent DNA helicase RecG, whose amino-acid sequence is MAVLPETSVEFLKGVGPQRADTLKRELGIFTCGDLLHFFPYRYIDRSKFFKISELNSEMPYVQLRGKVISMQEIQGKGPSRLTAVFSDDSGSVELIWFQGAKFIKSSIKPGQEYVLFGKPNLFRDKYSIPHPELELLSTYQSGIKGNLQGMYSSTEKASAKGFNSKGIEKLMRILVPELLSSITEIFPDELLKRYSLPERKFAYEQIHFPTSHENMNRAVWRMKFEELFFLQLQLVRAKITQTKKTKGFSFSEVGEMFNRFYKDHLPFELTNAQKRVIKEIRKDMGTGAHMNRLVQGDVGSGKTVVALLCMLIAIDNGFQSCLMAPTEILATQHYQTLSELLFGMPVQIRLLTGSTKTSERNEIHAGIKDGSVHILIGTHALIEPVVQFKNLGLAVIDEQHRFGVEQRFKLWKKNALPPHVLVMTATPIPRTLAMTLYGDLDVSVIDELPPGRKAIKTSHRFDSSRISVFGFMEEQIKAGRQVYVVYPLIEESEKTDYKDLMDGYQSLSRRFPLPEYQISIVHGRMAPHAKEVEMQRFADGKSHIMVATTVIEVGVNVPNASVMVIESAERFGLSQLHQLRGRVGRGADQSYCILMTGNKLSNDARLRMETMCRTNDGFEIAEVDLKLRGPGDIMGTQQSGMLDLKIADLAKDGDVMNAARQAAIDLLEKDPDLGQSSHQGIRQRLSEMLKNRPNWSRIS